The Eriocheir sinensis breed Jianghai 21 unplaced genomic scaffold, ASM2467909v1 Scaffold386, whole genome shotgun sequence genome contains a region encoding:
- the LOC126992026 gene encoding uncharacterized protein LOC126992026, whose product MKITVELERGDPPSVMFDALVELVDRGELETGRAVLKRPSLPMAHMASFGMSLWDSLMCREDKKERRLRFLSLAMRHRDGFRHLLEFLAASDPTLQGYRCQEGHNLANTILPHISRSLFNCFGANFSKDVTSEARKNKALKQPTGRKRSSIEEGRKETARNRDVYKSRKLTGAHKS is encoded by the exons atgaagattaccgtggagctcgagaggggcgacccgccctctgtgatgttcgacgccctggtcgagctggtcgacaggggagagctggagacgggccgggcggtcctgaagcggccatctctcccaatggcccacatggcgtccttcgggatgtcgctgtgggactccctgatgtgcagggaggacaagaaggagcgcag gttgaggttcctctcccttgccatgcgccacagggacgggttcaggcacctcctggagttcctggcggcctcagacccgaccttgcaggggtacaggtgccaggaggggcacaacctggccaacaccatcttgccgcacatcagcaggtccctcttcaactgtttcggtgctaatttctccaaggacgtgacctcagaagcgaggaagaacaaggccttgaagcagccgaccggcaggaagaggagcagtatcgaggagggcaggaaggagacggcgaggaacagggacgtgtacaagtccaggaaactgaccggggcccacaagtcatag